In Novosphingobium sp. MMS21-SN21R, a single genomic region encodes these proteins:
- a CDS encoding hydroxymethylglutaryl-CoA lyase — MSRRISFVEVGPRDGLQNEKALVSTADKLELIRRSIAAGARRIEVTSFVNPRRVPQMADAEEVCAGLPAAQGVSYIGLVLNPRGAERAIATGALHELGAVCVSTDTFAMANQGQTSEESVAAAKAIIAMAQDAGLKGQATIAATFGCPFEGEVGEDRVVAMAVALAEAGPIEVALADTIGVADPAHVSRLVARVVAAIAPLPVRVHFHNTRGTGLANVWAAVEAGASVVDAALGGLGGCPFAPGAAGNVASEDVIYMLHRAGAATGMDLSKLIEANHWLAGVMGRNLPGMVAQAPAFPKISQE, encoded by the coding sequence GTGAGTCGGCGGATATCCTTCGTCGAGGTCGGCCCCCGCGACGGGCTGCAAAACGAGAAGGCGCTCGTATCGACCGCGGACAAGCTCGAACTGATCCGGCGCAGCATCGCTGCGGGCGCGCGGCGGATCGAGGTGACGAGCTTCGTCAATCCCAGGCGCGTGCCGCAGATGGCCGATGCCGAAGAAGTCTGCGCAGGTCTGCCCGCCGCCCAAGGCGTCAGCTATATCGGGCTTGTACTCAATCCTCGCGGAGCCGAGCGCGCCATTGCGACCGGCGCCTTGCACGAACTTGGCGCGGTATGCGTTTCGACCGATACTTTCGCTATGGCCAACCAGGGCCAGACCAGCGAGGAATCAGTCGCGGCGGCCAAGGCCATCATCGCCATGGCGCAGGACGCAGGGCTGAAGGGTCAGGCCACCATCGCCGCCACGTTCGGCTGTCCATTCGAAGGCGAGGTCGGCGAGGACCGTGTCGTAGCGATGGCAGTGGCTTTGGCCGAGGCCGGTCCCATCGAAGTGGCGCTTGCCGACACCATAGGCGTGGCAGATCCGGCCCATGTTTCGCGGCTTGTCGCCCGCGTTGTTGCGGCCATTGCGCCCCTGCCGGTGCGCGTACACTTCCACAACACGCGCGGCACCGGACTCGCCAACGTCTGGGCGGCAGTCGAGGCAGGGGCGAGCGTCGTCGATGCGGCGCTGGGCGGGCTCGGCGGCTGTCCGTTCGCGCCGGGGGCTGCGGGCAACGTGGCGAGCGAGGATGTAATCTACATGCTGCACCGCGCTGGTGCCGCGACAGGCATGGACCTTTCAAAACTGATCGAGGCCAACCACTGGCTGGCAGGCGTTATGGGCCGCAACCTTCCTGGAATGGTGGCGCAAGCGCCCGCCTTCCCCAAGATTTCGCAGGAGTAA
- a CDS encoding TonB-dependent receptor — protein MRASRLLVSSSAMGLLLAASAPAFAQDAAQDSAVSDEGGETIIVTARRQNERLQDVPASISVLTAAALQNTGATKAEDFAQLTPGVTIVTGTAEAGDTQINIRGINGARDAESSVALVVDGILKTNTAQLNQPQGTLTQVEILKGPQGALYGRNAAAGAIVLQTQKPTDTLTGGMRASYANEATYEATAHIAGPLGDNAGFVLSGYYFTTDGFWRNTFLNNSKTVDDKKNWAVDGRFMLGQGTSTQLDLKARYAEFHGASLPFNASFHLPLFGGAFYEDINKHPFAFYNNIRATNDQKSFDASAKLDHEFAGGMKVVAWALYSDVKQDLVADGTSADFARYIGSADPAVGSSVASCFSSTAALTGFPVNAPGFIGQIPVPFIFAPATGSTFGPYSPTTCDGTQYQLRQQKDFSTEVRLLSNDDGPLTWQLGAYFLHIDRKTGVSLGADTGQGVIKQLYNAPNSANPTSLLLADKFRTNVYAAFGATEWKPSDVFTGGIALRYDIEDRASSSLVPNVLDPFTGGPINPGLAFGAFKPQNATFKQLQPKVTLSFHPSNALNIYANWGIGFKSGGFNNQGSSAVVNANFNQFINAGVTIDDQYRKEKSSAFEAGIKGEVVDGRITYDIAGYYTRVTDMQFFEFFVGSFGLLRVVSNIDRVDVKGAELNLTGKIVDGWKVFGSFNVTDSEIKKNSSRPYTVGNKSPYTADWTINLGSEITAPLSDSAKLLFRADYRITGPTWFHSVQDQERPTLFSGLLPISALALPGFVGNARYDVAKREAFGVMNVRAGITTDRYRIAVFADNLFDRKFIAEAIPAIEFGGSFITPGARRLIGVEVGASF, from the coding sequence ATGCGTGCCAGCCGTTTGCTCGTTTCATCATCGGCGATGGGGCTTCTGCTCGCCGCCTCAGCTCCCGCCTTCGCGCAGGACGCAGCGCAAGATAGTGCCGTCTCCGATGAAGGCGGTGAAACCATCATCGTCACCGCCCGCCGCCAGAATGAACGGTTGCAGGACGTTCCTGCCTCGATCTCGGTGCTGACTGCCGCCGCGCTGCAGAACACCGGCGCGACCAAGGCCGAAGACTTCGCGCAGCTCACGCCGGGCGTTACCATCGTCACCGGCACCGCCGAGGCGGGCGACACCCAGATCAACATTCGCGGCATCAACGGTGCTCGCGACGCCGAAAGCTCGGTCGCGCTGGTCGTCGACGGCATCCTCAAGACCAACACCGCGCAGCTCAATCAGCCGCAGGGCACGCTGACGCAGGTTGAAATCCTCAAAGGCCCGCAGGGCGCGCTCTATGGCCGCAACGCCGCAGCAGGCGCGATCGTGCTGCAGACCCAGAAGCCGACCGATACGCTGACCGGCGGGATGCGCGCATCCTATGCCAACGAGGCCACTTACGAAGCGACCGCGCACATCGCCGGGCCATTGGGCGACAATGCCGGGTTCGTCCTGTCGGGCTATTACTTCACCACCGACGGCTTCTGGCGCAACACGTTCCTGAACAATTCCAAGACCGTGGATGACAAGAAGAACTGGGCGGTCGACGGGCGCTTCATGCTCGGACAGGGCACCTCGACCCAGCTTGATCTCAAGGCGCGCTATGCCGAATTTCACGGCGCATCACTGCCGTTCAACGCCAGTTTCCACCTCCCGCTGTTCGGCGGCGCGTTCTACGAGGACATCAACAAGCACCCCTTTGCCTTCTACAACAACATCCGCGCCACCAACGACCAGAAGAGCTTCGATGCCTCGGCCAAGCTCGATCACGAGTTTGCGGGTGGCATGAAGGTCGTCGCCTGGGCGCTCTATTCCGACGTTAAGCAGGACCTCGTCGCAGATGGCACCTCGGCCGATTTTGCGCGCTACATCGGCAGCGCCGATCCGGCGGTCGGTAGTTCGGTCGCCAGCTGCTTTTCCAGCACCGCCGCGCTCACCGGCTTCCCGGTCAACGCGCCCGGCTTCATCGGCCAGATCCCGGTCCCGTTCATCTTCGCGCCCGCTACCGGCTCAACTTTCGGACCCTACAGCCCGACGACATGCGACGGCACGCAGTACCAGTTGCGCCAGCAGAAGGACTTCAGCACCGAAGTCCGCCTGCTCTCCAACGATGACGGCCCGCTCACCTGGCAGCTTGGCGCTTACTTCCTGCATATCGACCGCAAGACCGGAGTCAGCCTGGGCGCGGACACCGGTCAGGGCGTGATCAAGCAGCTCTATAACGCGCCCAATAGCGCCAACCCGACCTCGCTGCTGCTGGCCGACAAGTTCCGGACCAATGTCTATGCGGCATTCGGCGCGACCGAGTGGAAACCGTCGGACGTGTTCACCGGCGGCATCGCGCTGCGCTATGACATCGAGGATCGTGCTTCCAGTTCGCTGGTGCCTAACGTTCTCGACCCCTTCACCGGCGGGCCGATCAATCCTGGCCTCGCGTTCGGCGCGTTCAAGCCGCAGAACGCCACGTTCAAGCAGCTTCAGCCCAAGGTGACGCTCAGCTTCCACCCGAGCAACGCGCTCAACATCTATGCCAACTGGGGCATCGGCTTCAAATCGGGCGGGTTCAACAACCAGGGCTCTTCAGCCGTGGTGAATGCGAACTTCAACCAGTTCATCAATGCGGGCGTCACCATCGATGACCAGTACCGCAAGGAAAAATCGAGCGCGTTCGAGGCCGGGATCAAGGGCGAGGTGGTGGACGGGCGCATCACTTATGACATCGCCGGGTACTACACCCGCGTGACCGACATGCAGTTCTTCGAATTTTTCGTCGGCAGCTTCGGCCTGCTCCGCGTGGTGTCGAACATCGACCGGGTGGACGTGAAGGGCGCCGAACTGAACCTCACCGGCAAGATCGTCGATGGGTGGAAAGTGTTCGGTTCGTTCAACGTGACCGACAGCGAAATCAAGAAGAACAGCTCGCGCCCTTACACCGTCGGCAACAAGTCGCCCTATACTGCCGACTGGACGATCAACCTTGGCAGCGAGATCACTGCGCCGCTATCAGACAGCGCCAAGCTGCTGTTCCGCGCCGACTACCGCATCACCGGGCCGACCTGGTTCCATTCGGTGCAGGATCAGGAGCGCCCCACACTGTTCTCGGGCCTCCTGCCGATCTCGGCGCTGGCGCTTCCAGGCTTCGTCGGCAACGCACGCTATGATGTGGCCAAGCGCGAGGCCTTCGGGGTGATGAACGTGCGTGCGGGCATCACGACCGACCGCTACCGCATCGCGGTGTTTGCCGACAACCTGTTCGACCGCAAGTTCATCGCCGAGGCCATTCCGGCGATCGAATTCGGCGGTTCGTTCATCACCCCGGGCGCGCGCCGCCTGATCGGGGTGGAAGTGGGCGCTTCGTTCTGA
- a CDS encoding GntR family transcriptional regulator has protein sequence MSKASQDAYRKIRSGILSGHFPAGGFVTEDEFAQFCGLSRTPVREAIAELVSEMLLQRSDTNRVFVPVWSDEDEEELFTLRAMLESHCAARAARLISDDQIAALRTHCDFIDKAISQNGEPDVSGFVEGNRRFHAVILAAAQSERLGQLLRFVVSQIVVHRTAEQYSRADMQQSQRDHRDLVSAFAVRDEAWAGAIANTHIRRAANAYKTSRAS, from the coding sequence GTGTCAAAAGCCTCGCAGGACGCCTATCGCAAGATCCGCTCCGGCATCCTTTCGGGCCATTTCCCTGCTGGCGGATTTGTTACCGAAGACGAATTCGCACAGTTCTGCGGCCTTTCGCGCACGCCGGTGCGCGAGGCGATAGCCGAACTCGTTTCGGAGATGCTGCTCCAGCGATCGGACACCAATCGCGTATTCGTGCCAGTCTGGTCGGACGAGGACGAGGAAGAACTGTTCACCCTGCGCGCCATGCTCGAAAGTCATTGCGCAGCCCGGGCCGCACGCCTGATCAGCGACGATCAGATTGCCGCGTTGCGCACGCACTGCGACTTCATCGACAAGGCCATCAGCCAGAACGGCGAGCCTGACGTCTCGGGCTTCGTCGAAGGCAACCGCCGGTTTCACGCCGTGATCCTCGCCGCCGCCCAGTCCGAACGGCTCGGGCAACTTCTCCGCTTCGTCGTCAGCCAGATCGTCGTGCATCGCACAGCCGAGCAATATTCGCGGGCCGACATGCAGCAGAGCCAGCGCGATCACCGCGATCTGGTCAGCGCCTTTGCCGTGCGCGACGAAGCGTGGGCAGGCGCCATCGCCAACACCCACATCCGCCGCGCAGCAAATGCCTACAAGACCAGCCGCGCAAGCTAG
- the dxs gene encoding 1-deoxy-D-xylulose-5-phosphate synthase translates to MSYDPATPLLDTVNTPADLRKLAPTQLRQLSDELRAEMISAVGSTGGHLGSGLGVVELTVAIHYVFNTPDDKLVWDVGHQAYPHKILTGRRDRIRTLRQSGGLSGFTKRSESEYDPFGTAHSSTSISAALGFAIANKLTDRPGKGIAVIGDGAMSAGMAYEAMNNAQGAGNRLIVILNDNDMSIAPPVGGLSAYLARLVSSRPFLSLRDIARRLSRKLPRPLHEAARKTDEFARGMAMGGTLFEELGFYYVGPIDGHNIDQLIPVLENVRDAAEGPCLIHVVTQKGKGYGPAEAAADKYHGVQKFDVITGEQVKAKASAPAYQNVFGETLATLAESDPRICAITAAMPSGTGVDKFAKAHPERTFDVGIAEQHAVTFAAGLAAEGMRPFCAIYSTFLQRAFDQVVHDVAIQNLPVRFAIDRAGLVGADGATHAGSFDVTYLATLPNMVVMAAADEAELVHMTYTAALHDSGPIAFRYPRGNGTGVALPAAPERLEIGKGRIVRQGSKVALLSLGTRLAEALKAADLLEAKGLSTTVADLRFAKPLDEALIRHLMATHEVIVTVEEGSIGGLGAHVLTMASDEGLTDAGLKIRTMRLPDLFQDHDSPDKQYDEAGLNAPQIVDTVLKALRHNSAGVSEARA, encoded by the coding sequence ATGAGTTACGACCCGGCAACACCGTTGCTCGACACGGTAAATACCCCCGCAGACCTTCGCAAGCTCGCGCCGACGCAGCTCCGGCAGCTGTCGGACGAACTGCGCGCCGAGATGATTTCCGCCGTCGGATCGACCGGCGGACACCTTGGCTCGGGCCTTGGCGTCGTCGAACTGACCGTGGCGATCCACTACGTGTTCAATACGCCGGACGACAAGCTGGTGTGGGACGTCGGCCACCAAGCCTATCCGCACAAGATCCTGACCGGGCGGCGCGACCGTATCCGGACGCTGCGGCAGAGCGGGGGTCTCTCGGGCTTCACCAAGCGCAGCGAGAGCGAATACGACCCGTTCGGCACCGCGCATTCCTCCACTTCGATCTCGGCGGCGCTGGGCTTTGCCATTGCCAACAAGCTGACCGACCGCCCCGGCAAGGGCATCGCGGTGATTGGCGACGGCGCGATGAGCGCCGGCATGGCCTATGAGGCGATGAACAACGCGCAAGGCGCGGGCAATCGCCTGATCGTGATCCTCAACGACAACGACATGTCGATTGCGCCTCCTGTGGGCGGGCTCTCGGCCTATCTCGCGCGGCTCGTATCGTCGCGCCCGTTCCTCAGCTTGCGTGACATTGCCCGGCGCCTGTCGCGCAAGTTGCCGCGCCCCTTGCATGAAGCGGCGCGAAAGACCGATGAATTCGCGCGCGGCATGGCAATGGGCGGCACTTTGTTCGAGGAACTGGGCTTCTACTATGTCGGCCCCATCGACGGGCACAACATTGACCAGCTGATCCCGGTGCTCGAAAACGTCCGAGACGCAGCTGAAGGCCCGTGCCTGATCCATGTGGTCACGCAAAAGGGCAAGGGCTATGGCCCGGCCGAGGCCGCTGCCGACAAGTATCACGGCGTGCAGAAGTTCGACGTGATCACCGGCGAGCAGGTCAAGGCCAAGGCGTCTGCGCCTGCCTATCAGAATGTGTTCGGCGAAACGCTGGCCACGCTTGCCGAGAGTGATCCGCGCATTTGTGCGATCACCGCCGCCATGCCGAGCGGTACCGGCGTCGACAAGTTCGCCAAGGCGCACCCCGAGCGCACGTTCGACGTGGGCATTGCGGAACAGCACGCGGTGACCTTTGCAGCGGGCCTTGCGGCAGAAGGCATGCGCCCGTTCTGCGCAATCTATTCGACCTTCCTCCAGCGCGCGTTCGACCAGGTCGTGCACGATGTGGCGATCCAGAACCTGCCCGTTCGTTTCGCAATCGACCGCGCCGGTCTGGTCGGTGCCGATGGCGCCACGCACGCAGGGTCATTCGATGTGACCTACCTCGCCACGCTGCCCAACATGGTGGTCATGGCTGCGGCTGACGAGGCCGAACTGGTACACATGACTTATACTGCCGCGCTCCATGACAGTGGACCGATTGCGTTCCGCTATCCGCGCGGCAACGGTACCGGGGTGGCGCTGCCCGCTGCGCCTGAACGTCTGGAAATCGGCAAGGGCCGCATCGTCCGGCAAGGCAGCAAGGTGGCGCTGCTATCGCTCGGCACGCGTCTGGCCGAAGCGCTGAAAGCGGCGGACCTGCTTGAGGCCAAGGGGCTTTCAACCACGGTTGCCGACTTGCGTTTTGCCAAGCCGCTCGATGAGGCGTTGATCCGTCACCTGATGGCCACGCATGAAGTGATCGTCACGGTCGAAGAAGGCTCAATCGGGGGTCTGGGCGCGCATGTATTGACCATGGCTAGTGACGAAGGCCTGACCGATGCTGGCCTCAAGATCCGCACGATGCGCCTGCCCGATCTGTTCCAGGACCATGATTCGCCTGACAAGCAATACGACGAGGCCGGCCTCAATGCGCCGCAGATCGTGGATACTGTGCTGAAGGCGCTGCGCCACAACAGCGCAGGGGTTAGTGAAGCGCGGGCCTGA
- a CDS encoding MFS transporter yields the protein MPTRRQFVAVISGNALEFYDFLSFSFFAVNLSRVMFPAGAPGSALLLTLMTAGAGFGARPLGAILFGLLGDRIGRRPTMLATFALMGTSAVGLALTPDYAAIGMAAPVMVVVFRLLQGLAAGGDVGPTTAFLAESAPPERRGMLIALQLAAMRIGVLASGLVGLALASTLTPAQLDAYGWRIAFGIGAGIVPLAFILRRRLDETLHLPERGPHVVTELNLRAYAAALLGVAGFLLAGAAGDFLFVYAVTFLKIPVTNGYLLQMAAAATQIVGLVAGGWLGDRIGRRRVNLGAALAAAVVSLPLFRWGIAGGTLGQLALAVAVLLLLATISGAVAYASFVETTPKRHRAGLVGIGYGVIVALTFGVTPVLLTRYITRTGDVAAPGYAFVVAAVLLIVSALTLPETSPRSIGKQGSA from the coding sequence ATGCCGACACGGCGCCAATTCGTGGCGGTCATTTCCGGCAACGCGCTGGAATTCTACGATTTCCTGAGCTTCAGCTTCTTCGCGGTGAACCTGTCGCGGGTCATGTTTCCGGCAGGCGCACCGGGCAGCGCATTGCTGCTCACCCTGATGACCGCAGGCGCCGGCTTTGGTGCCCGGCCTCTGGGTGCGATCCTGTTCGGGCTGCTGGGTGACCGGATCGGGCGGCGACCGACCATGCTCGCCACGTTTGCGCTCATGGGAACAAGCGCGGTGGGCCTTGCCCTGACGCCTGACTATGCGGCGATTGGCATGGCTGCGCCGGTCATGGTCGTCGTGTTCCGCCTGTTGCAGGGACTGGCGGCTGGCGGCGATGTCGGGCCAACCACCGCGTTTCTGGCCGAAAGCGCCCCGCCCGAACGGCGTGGCATGCTGATCGCGCTGCAACTGGCGGCGATGCGGATCGGCGTGCTGGCAAGCGGGCTCGTCGGCCTTGCCTTGGCGAGCACGCTAACCCCGGCGCAACTTGACGCCTATGGCTGGCGCATCGCCTTCGGCATTGGTGCGGGGATCGTGCCGCTGGCATTCATCCTGCGCCGCCGTCTCGATGAAACGCTGCATTTGCCCGAGCGCGGGCCGCATGTCGTGACCGAATTGAACCTGCGCGCTTATGCTGCTGCCTTGCTCGGTGTGGCAGGGTTTCTGCTTGCCGGAGCTGCTGGCGATTTCCTGTTCGTCTATGCCGTGACCTTCCTCAAAATTCCGGTCACCAACGGCTACCTTCTCCAGATGGCGGCCGCCGCAACGCAGATCGTCGGTCTTGTCGCAGGGGGCTGGCTGGGCGACCGGATCGGACGGCGGCGCGTGAACCTCGGGGCTGCCCTTGCTGCAGCCGTGGTTTCGCTGCCGCTGTTCCGCTGGGGCATCGCGGGCGGAACGCTTGGCCAGCTCGCGCTTGCAGTGGCGGTGCTCTTGCTTCTCGCGACGATTTCAGGCGCAGTCGCCTATGCCTCGTTTGTCGAAACCACGCCGAAGCGGCACCGGGCAGGGCTTGTCGGTATCGGCTATGGCGTGATCGTGGCGCTTACGTTCGGCGTTACGCCGGTATTGCTGACGCGCTACATCACGCGCACCGGAGATGTCGCAGCGCCCGGCTATGCTTTTGTCGTGGCGGCGGTCCTGTTGATTGTTTCGGCGCTGACGCTACCCGAAACCAGCCCCCGGTCCATTGGGAAGCAGGGCAGCGCTTGA
- a CDS encoding transcriptional repressor → MSGHHHHHDFAGEKLVSAARAALVDAGEQWTDMRADVFEALAAREKPASAYDIAESVGTRRGKRVAANSVYRILDLFVRTNLARRVESANAYVANSHPGCRHDCIFLICDVCGSAVHIDDDRLTGALRSAAQGAGFAEVRPVVEIRGHCAECAKGELL, encoded by the coding sequence ATGTCGGGACATCATCATCACCACGATTTTGCGGGCGAGAAGCTTGTATCTGCCGCGCGTGCTGCGCTGGTCGATGCCGGTGAACAGTGGACTGACATGCGGGCCGATGTGTTCGAGGCGCTGGCTGCGCGCGAAAAGCCGGCGTCCGCCTACGACATCGCCGAGAGCGTCGGCACGCGGCGCGGCAAGCGGGTCGCGGCCAATTCGGTCTACCGCATCCTCGACCTGTTCGTGCGCACCAATCTTGCCCGCAGGGTCGAAAGCGCAAACGCCTATGTCGCCAACAGCCACCCCGGTTGCCGCCACGACTGCATTTTCCTGATTTGCGATGTCTGCGGATCGGCGGTCCATATCGATGACGACCGCCTGACCGGCGCACTGCGCAGCGCGGCGCAAGGTGCCGGCTTTGCCGAAGTGCGCCCGGTGGTCGAGATTCGCGGCCATTGCGCCGAGTGCGCCAAGGGCGAATTGCTGTAG
- the msrA gene encoding peptide-methionine (S)-S-oxide reductase MsrA, producing MNRTLLAVLTAVGVVTASCQQPALAEGVMATPDAAVKATETPGKKVAVFAGGCFWGIEAVFSHMKGVTSVVSGYHGGAKKDASYDQVGGGDTGHAEAVRVTYDPAKVRYDQLLRVFFAVGANPTQLNYQGPDHGTQYRNALVPTDKEQARVAAGYLAQLKRLDLWKRPLVTAVEPYKAFYPAESYHQDFMANNPDHGYIRRWDAPKVEALRRMFPDLYKPAFTRN from the coding sequence ATGAACCGCACGCTCCTCGCCGTCCTGACTGCGGTGGGGGTCGTTACCGCATCGTGCCAGCAGCCTGCACTTGCCGAAGGCGTGATGGCCACGCCGGATGCAGCGGTGAAAGCCACCGAAACGCCCGGCAAGAAGGTCGCCGTCTTTGCGGGTGGCTGCTTCTGGGGCATCGAGGCTGTGTTCAGCCACATGAAGGGCGTGACCAGCGTTGTCTCGGGCTATCACGGCGGCGCAAAGAAGGACGCGAGTTACGATCAGGTTGGCGGCGGCGATACCGGCCATGCCGAGGCTGTCCGCGTCACGTACGATCCGGCCAAGGTCCGCTACGACCAGTTGCTGCGCGTGTTCTTCGCCGTCGGTGCCAATCCTACGCAACTGAACTATCAGGGGCCGGACCACGGCACGCAGTACCGCAACGCGCTGGTGCCGACCGACAAGGAGCAGGCGCGCGTCGCGGCAGGGTATCTCGCGCAGCTCAAACGGCTCGATTTGTGGAAGCGTCCGCTCGTGACGGCGGTCGAGCCCTACAAGGCGTTCTATCCTGCCGAGAGCTATCATCAGGACTTCATGGCCAACAATCCCGACCATGGTTACATCCGTCGCTGGGATGCGCCGAAGGTCGAGGCGCTGCGGCGCATGTTCCCGGACCTTTACAAGCCCGCCTTCACGCGGAACTGA
- the xth gene encoding exodeoxyribonuclease III, with amino-acid sequence MIKVASFNINGIKARLPRLLEWLEETRPSVACLQEIKTQDEGFPFADFEKIGYHAIWHGQKGFNGVAILADGVKPVEAQRGLPGDPDDDHSRYLEADVFGLRVVCIYLPNGNPQPGPKFDYKLRWMERLRTRMTELAAQEVPVLVIGDYNVIPEDKDTYSVRAMASDALMQPESRDAYRRLLNDGWTDAIDLFNPQGGVWTFWDYQAGAWQRDHGFRIDHALLSPDLADRLIAAGVDKEYRGREKASDHAPVWVNLRD; translated from the coding sequence ATGATCAAGGTCGCCTCGTTCAACATCAACGGGATCAAGGCGCGGCTGCCCCGCCTGCTCGAATGGCTTGAGGAAACCCGCCCCAGCGTCGCCTGCCTGCAGGAGATCAAGACGCAGGACGAAGGCTTCCCTTTCGCCGACTTCGAGAAGATCGGCTATCACGCGATCTGGCATGGCCAGAAGGGCTTCAACGGCGTTGCCATTCTGGCCGATGGGGTAAAGCCGGTCGAAGCGCAGCGCGGGCTTCCGGGTGATCCCGATGACGATCACTCCCGCTATCTGGAGGCCGATGTCTTCGGCCTGCGCGTGGTGTGCATCTACCTGCCAAACGGCAACCCGCAGCCCGGTCCCAAGTTCGATTACAAGCTGCGCTGGATGGAACGGCTGCGCACGCGCATGACCGAACTAGCCGCGCAGGAAGTGCCCGTGCTGGTGATCGGCGATTACAACGTGATCCCGGAGGACAAGGACACCTATTCGGTCCGCGCCATGGCCAGCGATGCGTTGATGCAACCAGAATCGCGCGATGCCTATCGCCGCCTGCTCAACGATGGCTGGACCGATGCGATCGACCTGTTCAATCCGCAAGGCGGGGTGTGGACATTCTGGGATTACCAGGCAGGCGCCTGGCAGCGCGATCACGGCTTCCGCATCGATCACGCGCTGCTCTCGCCCGATCTTGCCGACCGGCTGATCGCGGCAGGTGTCGACAAGGAGTACCGCGGGCGGGAAAAGGCCAGCGATCACGCGCCGGTCTGGGTCAACTTGCGCGACTGA
- a CDS encoding iron-sulfur cluster assembly accessory protein, which yields MSETVVSLAPSAAARVATIAAKQGAPAILRLSVEGGGCSGFQYKFGLADATDEGDTVAETDGVRLVVDEVSLGLLEGSVVEYVESLGGAAFRVTNPQAASGCGCGASFAI from the coding sequence ATGTCCGAAACCGTCGTCTCGCTCGCCCCCAGTGCCGCTGCCCGCGTCGCCACGATCGCTGCCAAGCAGGGCGCGCCCGCGATCCTGCGGCTGTCGGTCGAAGGCGGGGGCTGTTCGGGCTTCCAGTACAAGTTCGGCCTCGCCGATGCGACTGACGAAGGTGATACCGTGGCCGAGACCGATGGCGTGCGGCTGGTCGTCGATGAGGTGAGCTTGGGCCTGCTCGAGGGCAGCGTGGTCGAATATGTCGAATCGCTGGGCGGCGCGGCTTTTCGCGTCACCAATCCGCAAGCGGCCTCTGGCTGCGGCTGCGGCGCCAGCTTCGCCATATGA
- a CDS encoding CBS domain-containing protein codes for MTIAQVIAGRGEVWSCNADDNVSDAVAQMAEHRIGALPVRDGQSAVAGIFSERDMMRCLHKHGEAALHMKVRDMMTAPVITITPQTTVLEALALMTQRRFRHLPVVEGDKMVAFVSIGDLVKHRIDKIEAEADAMRVYIQQG; via the coding sequence ATGACGATTGCCCAGGTCATTGCCGGACGCGGTGAAGTGTGGAGCTGCAACGCTGATGACAACGTGTCTGATGCAGTAGCCCAGATGGCGGAGCACAGGATCGGGGCGCTTCCGGTGCGCGACGGGCAGAGCGCGGTAGCCGGCATCTTTTCCGAACGCGACATGATGCGCTGCCTGCACAAGCACGGCGAAGCCGCGCTGCACATGAAAGTGCGCGACATGATGACCGCACCGGTCATCACCATCACCCCGCAGACCACCGTGCTCGAAGCCCTCGCCCTGATGACCCAGCGCCGCTTCCGCCACTTGCCCGTGGTCGAAGGCGACAAGATGGTCGCCTTCGTTTCGATTGGCGATCTGGTGAAGCACCGCATTGACAAGATCGAGGCCGAAGCCGACGCAATGCGGGTCTATATCCAGCAGGGTTGA